Proteins from a genomic interval of Paenibacillus sp. FSL H8-0048:
- a CDS encoding EAL domain-containing protein, producing the protein MKRCKLLLLISIVLMLAQPAAAYAERQEIKYQAELEYPPYKYIQNGYLTGFDIDLTSMVFEKNEYLVHYSTGNWEQTYRRLTEGGIDTTGLMAVSEERKQDILFSKPVLKSYISVYARQGLQGEVTLGTLHKYKIGVGKGQYAETVLQTKAGIPSSEYIEYATVPDALEALRQGEIDLLFENQGVVDYLIVEQGLTGNIIRKMSNLYPQDVAYGISKSKPELVSYVNARLERLVSSGAFEELYQQYFFVHSDYYNEKMRNRIFTVFSIGTILLVFGAVLLRMYIRRLRRTIHSEQEFFKDVIENTGVIVWAVHGDKRSVRFNKYAELMTGLKEKEVLGVSIVELPLEAGAAVLRDLLARAAARDYVTNVELRLPDHSPGAHYFSVRTALIKGMDEQAEDIFVLVGIDIDERKQNELKLQLSYEELESTYEELAATEVELQDQFNKLGVSERRFRLASEGSGAYMWELDWDSGFYKLSDRWYEVMGYTETEINSFEGGVLSIIHPDDQESARKARQEHLTGLTPIYETEYRMRTGQGEYIWFEVRGKAIVDPKDQIVLFLGSLIDISKRKQAEFKLNNSYQELEATYEQLTATQQEIVGQYDMLLENQKNMHRLAYMDSLSNLPNRLSLLETMESYFRRTGGSAALLFVDMDNFKYINDTLGHKSGDILIRKASERLQSVVREEDMLSRLGGDEFVIFLKDIESRVDVLNLAEDIMRAFRKSFLIGESNLYVSSSIGISFYPEDGETTEEILKNADVAMYRAKEEGKSTYVVYDKSMHTAFNDRMNIEKHLRSAMNNNEFELHYQPQVQMETGLISGFEALIRWNSPVLGFVSPLTFIKIAEDSRLIIYIGEWVLREACKFMNSIHQRTGIPYKISVNISIIQLLQDDFVEVVLDSLEESGLAPSSLELEITESIFMESFGSTVSKLEFLQSRGIRIALDDFGTGYSSLSYLQQLPISTLKMDKIFIDSLADKAFSESFVQTIIILGHKMGLDVVAEGVEDASQWAFLQEARCDKVQGYLISRPVPQRQVMELLVPQRRYGAEELE; encoded by the coding sequence ATGAAGCGGTGTAAATTGTTGCTTCTGATTAGCATTGTGCTCATGCTTGCACAGCCCGCTGCCGCTTATGCCGAAAGACAGGAAATTAAGTATCAGGCAGAACTGGAGTATCCACCTTATAAGTACATACAGAATGGTTATCTGACGGGCTTCGATATTGATCTGACAAGCATGGTCTTTGAGAAGAATGAGTATCTCGTCCACTACAGCACCGGAAATTGGGAGCAGACGTACCGGAGGCTGACTGAGGGCGGGATTGATACCACCGGGCTGATGGCTGTCAGCGAGGAGAGGAAGCAGGACATTCTTTTCTCGAAACCCGTGCTGAAAAGCTATATTTCCGTCTATGCGCGTCAAGGACTCCAGGGGGAGGTGACGCTGGGCACACTCCATAAATACAAGATCGGTGTTGGTAAAGGACAATATGCAGAGACAGTCCTGCAGACTAAGGCGGGTATCCCGTCATCAGAATACATAGAATATGCAACCGTACCGGATGCGCTGGAGGCTCTGCGTCAGGGCGAGATCGACCTGCTGTTCGAGAATCAGGGGGTGGTCGATTATCTGATTGTAGAACAGGGCTTAACCGGTAATATTATCCGCAAAATGAGCAATTTGTATCCGCAGGATGTGGCCTACGGCATCAGCAAGTCCAAGCCGGAGCTTGTGTCCTACGTCAATGCAAGGTTGGAGCGGCTGGTAAGCTCCGGTGCCTTCGAAGAGCTGTACCAGCAGTATTTCTTCGTGCATTCCGACTATTATAATGAAAAAATGCGTAACCGGATTTTTACCGTGTTCTCCATCGGGACCATTCTGCTGGTATTCGGTGCCGTCCTGCTCCGGATGTATATCCGGCGGCTGCGCCGTACGATTCACTCTGAACAGGAATTCTTCAAGGATGTGATCGAGAATACCGGGGTGATTGTGTGGGCTGTTCACGGGGATAAACGGAGCGTGCGCTTCAATAAATATGCCGAGCTGATGACCGGGCTTAAGGAGAAGGAGGTGCTTGGCGTTAGCATAGTTGAGCTGCCTCTGGAAGCCGGAGCCGCTGTGCTTAGGGATCTCCTTGCCAGAGCGGCAGCCCGGGATTATGTGACCAATGTTGAGCTGAGACTTCCCGACCATTCTCCGGGTGCACATTACTTCTCTGTCCGCACCGCCCTGATTAAGGGAATGGACGAGCAGGCGGAGGATATCTTCGTGCTGGTCGGCATTGATATCGATGAACGCAAGCAGAATGAACTGAAGCTCCAGCTTAGCTACGAGGAGCTGGAGTCCACTTATGAGGAGCTGGCGGCCACAGAGGTAGAGCTGCAGGATCAGTTCAATAAGCTGGGGGTCAGCGAACGGCGGTTCCGCCTGGCCTCGGAAGGCTCGGGCGCTTACATGTGGGAGCTGGACTGGGACAGCGGCTTCTACAAGCTCTCGGACCGGTGGTATGAGGTGATGGGATATACCGAGACGGAGATCAACTCCTTCGAGGGAGGCGTGCTCAGCATTATTCACCCGGACGATCAGGAATCCGCGCGCAAGGCCAGACAGGAGCATCTTACCGGACTGACACCGATCTATGAAACCGAATACCGGATGAGAACGGGGCAGGGTGAGTACATCTGGTTCGAGGTGCGGGGGAAGGCGATCGTTGATCCGAAGGATCAGATTGTCCTGTTCCTCGGCTCCCTGATCGATATCAGTAAGCGCAAGCAGGCTGAATTCAAGCTGAATAACAGTTATCAGGAGCTGGAGGCGACCTATGAGCAGCTTACAGCGACCCAGCAGGAGATTGTGGGGCAATATGATATGCTGCTGGAGAATCAGAAGAATATGCACCGCCTGGCGTATATGGATTCGCTCAGCAATCTTCCGAACCGGCTCAGTCTGCTGGAGACGATGGAGAGTTATTTCCGCCGGACGGGCGGAAGTGCGGCGCTGCTTTTTGTAGATATGGATAATTTCAAATACATCAATGACACGCTTGGACACAAGTCCGGCGATATTCTGATCCGCAAGGCCAGTGAGCGTCTCCAGTCTGTAGTGCGTGAGGAGGACATGCTGTCGCGGCTGGGCGGAGATGAATTTGTGATTTTCCTCAAGGATATTGAGAGCCGGGTGGATGTGCTTAATCTGGCTGAGGATATCATGCGTGCGTTCCGCAAGTCTTTTCTTATCGGTGAGAGCAATCTGTATGTGTCCTCCAGTATCGGGATCTCCTTCTACCCGGAAGACGGCGAGACAACGGAAGAGATTCTGAAGAACGCCGATGTAGCGATGTACCGGGCCAAGGAAGAGGGGAAAAGCACCTACGTCGTATATGATAAATCGATGCATACCGCCTTCAATGACCGGATGAATATTGAGAAGCATCTGCGCAGTGCGATGAATAATAACGAATTCGAGCTGCACTATCAGCCGCAGGTACAGATGGAGACCGGGCTGATCTCAGGCTTCGAGGCTCTGATCCGCTGGAACAGTCCGGTCCTTGGCTTCGTCTCCCCGCTCACCTTCATCAAGATCGCCGAGGATTCCCGGCTGATTATCTATATCGGCGAATGGGTGCTGCGGGAGGCCTGCAAGTTCATGAACAGCATCCATCAGCGGACCGGCATTCCTTACAAAATATCGGTAAATATCTCCATTATTCAGCTTCTGCAGGATGATTTCGTAGAGGTTGTGCTGGACAGTCTGGAGGAGAGCGGCCTTGCGCCATCCAGTCTGGAGCTGGAGATTACAGAGTCCATCTTCATGGAGTCGTTCGGGAGTACGGTCAGCAAGCTGGAGTTCCTGCAGTCCCGGGGGATACGGATTGCCCTGGATGATTTCGGAACGGGGTATTCCTCCCTTAGCTATCTGCAGCAGCTGCCGATCTCTACCCTTAAGATGGATAAAATCTTCATCGATTCCCTGGCCGATAAGGCCTTCAGCGAATCTTTTGTGCAGACGATTATTATTCTGGGCCATAAGATGGGTCTCGATGTAGTAGCCGAGGGAGTTGAGGATGCCAGCCAATGGGCTTTCCTCCAGGAGGCACGCTGCGATAAGGTGCAGGGATATCTGATCAGCCGGCCGGTGCCGCAGCGCCAGGTGATGGAGTTACTCGTTCCGCAGCGAAGGTATGGAGCGGAGGAGCTGGAATAG
- a CDS encoding NAD(P)/FAD-dependent oxidoreductase yields MSKYDVIVVGAGPAGIFACYELTLKAPELKVLLVDKGHDIYRRNCPILEEKIKLCPPASGRKEFAGCLPACSITAGFGGAGAYSDGKFNITTEFGGWMTDYLPPSKVMELIEYVDGINLEHGATPVITDPTTESIRGIEQRGYAAGLKLLRAQVRHLGTEQNLEILKSIYEYLRTRIDMLYKTEVEDIVTVKENGTHRITGITLKNGESHEAGLVMIAPGRDGSAWLTEVLKKRRLKMYNNQVDVGVRVETSDVVMREINEHLYEGKFIFNTSVGTRVRTFCSNPSGHVVVENHSGAMAANGHSYKDPALGSKNTNFALLVSHTFTEPFDKPNEYAREICKRANDLSGGGVIVQKYGDILRGRRSTETRIKEGFLEPTLKEAVPGDLGLVLPYITMKSLIEMVEALEKVTPGIASEHTLFYGVEAKFYSARPKLTEEFETEISGLYCGGDGAGITRGLAQAGAAGVWIARGMMAKNAQEVRIQPAGV; encoded by the coding sequence ATGAGTAAATATGATGTAATTGTTGTTGGAGCCGGTCCGGCTGGAATATTCGCCTGTTATGAATTAACGCTGAAGGCCCCTGAGCTGAAGGTGCTGCTGGTGGACAAGGGACATGATATTTACCGCCGCAACTGCCCGATCCTGGAGGAGAAAATCAAGCTCTGTCCGCCCGCCTCCGGCCGCAAGGAATTCGCCGGGTGTCTGCCGGCCTGCTCCATTACTGCGGGCTTCGGCGGTGCTGGCGCGTACAGCGACGGCAAATTCAACATTACCACCGAATTCGGCGGCTGGATGACCGATTATCTGCCTCCTTCCAAGGTGATGGAGCTGATTGAATATGTGGATGGAATCAACCTGGAGCACGGGGCAACCCCGGTCATTACCGATCCGACCACGGAGAGCATTCGCGGTATCGAGCAGCGGGGATATGCCGCCGGGCTGAAGCTGCTGCGGGCACAGGTCCGCCACCTCGGAACCGAGCAGAACCTGGAGATTCTGAAATCGATCTATGAATATCTGCGGACACGCATTGATATGTTATACAAGACAGAAGTGGAAGATATCGTTACCGTCAAAGAGAACGGAACACACCGCATCACAGGCATTACGCTGAAGAACGGGGAAAGTCATGAGGCTGGCCTGGTGATGATTGCTCCGGGACGGGACGGCTCGGCCTGGCTGACCGAGGTGCTGAAGAAGCGCAGGCTCAAAATGTATAATAACCAGGTCGATGTCGGTGTACGCGTAGAAACCTCGGATGTGGTAATGCGGGAAATCAATGAGCATTTGTACGAGGGCAAATTCATTTTCAATACCTCAGTGGGTACACGCGTCCGTACCTTCTGCAGCAATCCCTCGGGGCATGTGGTGGTGGAGAATCACAGCGGAGCGATGGCCGCGAACGGGCACTCCTATAAGGACCCTGCGCTGGGCTCGAAGAATACCAACTTTGCGCTGCTGGTCTCCCATACTTTCACCGAGCCGTTCGACAAGCCGAACGAATATGCCCGGGAGATCTGCAAGCGGGCGAACGATCTGTCCGGCGGCGGGGTCATCGTGCAGAAATATGGTGATATCCTGCGGGGCCGCCGGTCTACGGAGACCCGGATCAAGGAAGGGTTCCTGGAGCCTACGCTGAAGGAAGCGGTACCCGGTGACCTGGGTCTGGTGCTGCCGTACATCACGATGAAGAGCCTGATTGAAATGGTGGAAGCCTTGGAAAAGGTAACACCAGGTATCGCCTCTGAGCATACGCTGTTCTATGGCGTAGAAGCCAAATTCTATTCCGCCCGTCCGAAGCTGACGGAAGAGTTCGAGACCGAAATCTCCGGCCTCTACTGCGGCGGCGACGGGGCAGGCATTACCCGCGGACTGGCCCAGGCCGGAGCGGCTGGCGTCTGGATTGCCCGCGGCATGATGGCGAAGAATGCACAGGAAGTTAGGATCCAACCGGCGGGAGTGTAA
- a CDS encoding GGDEF domain-containing protein: MYWNRALLNTFWLVLFVYLASQFYVTLAMWSHRPEFSGKQHLIMHILIPDSILFVLLLILENILKHKPVLSELSILLTSHLYGILIILNLSSDYPVKPLIMLFPLLVSMIYLRENYLKTSSLICLFYIIILFLNTSIYDFTLRIQNIIITLIFAAVSLTGFAVIARGKELMRSLENSVKSEQELRIQNIIMDRLSKIDPLTDLYNHKTFHEYLGWLIDHQESNPFPMQLAVIDIDNFKKVNDQYGHWVGDIVLRQVAAVMLQHIDSDDFAARYGGEEFVIILTSKTLEDSSRIMENILAGIESLPISEMDNASVTVSIGMHEYNGGDTKSSIFQQADDALYEAKKTGKNRIVIL, encoded by the coding sequence ATGTACTGGAACCGCGCCCTCCTCAACACCTTTTGGTTGGTGCTGTTTGTATATCTCGCCAGCCAGTTCTATGTAACCTTAGCGATGTGGAGCCACCGGCCCGAATTCTCCGGCAAGCAGCATCTCATCATGCATATCCTGATACCGGATTCTATTCTGTTCGTCCTGCTGCTCATTCTGGAGAATATTCTTAAACATAAACCGGTGTTATCCGAATTATCAATTCTGCTTACCAGCCATTTGTATGGTATCCTGATCATCCTGAATCTGAGCTCGGACTACCCTGTGAAGCCGCTGATTATGCTGTTTCCGCTGCTGGTATCGATGATCTATCTGAGAGAGAACTACCTGAAGACCTCTTCATTGATCTGTCTGTTCTACATTATCATCCTGTTCCTGAACACCTCTATTTACGATTTCACTCTGCGCATCCAGAACATCATCATCACCCTGATCTTCGCGGCCGTCTCCCTGACCGGCTTCGCCGTGATTGCGCGGGGCAAGGAGCTGATGCGCTCGCTGGAGAATTCGGTGAAGTCCGAGCAGGAGCTGCGGATACAGAATATTATTATGGACCGGCTGTCCAAGATTGACCCGCTGACCGACCTGTACAACCATAAGACCTTTCATGAATATCTGGGCTGGCTGATCGACCATCAAGAGAGCAATCCCTTTCCGATGCAGCTGGCTGTTATTGATATCGACAATTTCAAAAAAGTGAATGACCAGTATGGACACTGGGTCGGAGATATCGTTCTCCGGCAGGTCGCCGCTGTCATGCTCCAGCATATCGACTCGGATGATTTCGCAGCCCGGTACGGCGGGGAGGAATTCGTGATTATTCTGACATCCAAGACATTAGAGGATTCGAGCCGCATTATGGAGAATATCCTCGCAGGAATTGAGAGCCTTCCAATCAGCGAAATGGACAATGCATCGGTTACCGTGAGCATCGGAATGCATGAATATAACGGCGGGGACACCAAGAGCTCTATCTTTCAGCAGGCAGACGACGCCCTGTACGAGGCCAAGAAGACCGGCAAGAACAGAATTGTTATCCTGTAA
- a CDS encoding methyl-accepting chemotaxis protein yields MEIRRSKAAIVIILLLGVGLYGLWMEMYWIHKVVYLLLMAALAGLALDIRRGGAAGAGKLAEARSKVERLGNEIVVTSDRLHGALEEITRHTEGLQQTADYSHAYEVELQTRSNEAKANIEGAFARMGGVAAVTGQIGELTGRLSAAMQAARAGMAGMVDSLKNTDEVMEELQEQSGDMLDKFTVLSGHIALVEEMNALIVGIGNETSLLALNASIEAARAGEAGRGFAVVAGRIRQLADQSRDSVERSTAVLLDLNHGVRQVLESVTKEQAAVAHGVNEVTKVKQRLGDISARVEEVGGIVTESAAAAERQSRLIAEVTGELSGAVGIVNETIAGVDLTLEQVTRQRTQIGQLNEISASLLLESQTLQQSVNGIAGREVIELSQYTARLAEMQTVLQEIAAKQEMYAADADIHGRVLTACKHKVPDVQAIWSNRTDGTFIYSEPAAGLLNAKRRDWWNGAMAEGQYISQPYVSAITKRSCITLSRAITNSDGEVVGVVGIDLAV; encoded by the coding sequence ATGGAAATTCGCCGGAGCAAGGCCGCTATCGTTATTATTTTGCTGCTGGGTGTGGGGTTGTATGGCTTATGGATGGAGATGTACTGGATACATAAGGTTGTCTATCTGCTGCTGATGGCGGCACTTGCCGGGCTTGCGCTGGATATCCGCCGGGGCGGAGCAGCCGGAGCCGGGAAACTGGCAGAAGCCCGGAGCAAGGTAGAGAGGCTGGGCAATGAGATTGTGGTTACCTCGGACCGGCTGCATGGTGCTCTGGAGGAGATTACCCGCCATACCGAAGGACTTCAGCAGACAGCGGACTATTCGCATGCCTATGAGGTAGAGCTGCAGACCCGCAGCAATGAGGCGAAGGCCAATATTGAGGGGGCTTTTGCCAGAATGGGCGGAGTAGCAGCGGTTACCGGACAGATTGGAGAGCTGACCGGGCGGCTGAGTGCGGCGATGCAGGCAGCACGTGCAGGGATGGCGGGGATGGTGGATTCCCTGAAGAATACAGATGAGGTCATGGAGGAATTGCAGGAGCAGAGCGGAGATATGCTGGACAAATTCACCGTGTTAAGCGGACATATTGCGCTGGTGGAGGAGATGAACGCCCTGATCGTAGGCATCGGCAATGAGACCTCGCTGCTGGCGCTGAATGCCTCGATTGAAGCTGCGCGGGCCGGAGAAGCAGGCCGGGGCTTCGCTGTAGTCGCAGGCCGGATCAGGCAGCTGGCCGATCAGAGCCGGGATTCCGTGGAGCGTTCTACGGCGGTGCTGCTGGATCTCAATCATGGAGTGCGTCAGGTGCTGGAGTCGGTTACGAAGGAGCAGGCTGCGGTTGCGCACGGAGTGAATGAAGTAACGAAGGTGAAGCAGCGCCTCGGGGACATTTCAGCCCGGGTGGAGGAAGTTGGGGGCATAGTTACGGAGTCAGCGGCTGCGGCCGAGCGGCAGAGCAGGCTGATCGCAGAGGTGACCGGCGAACTAAGCGGTGCAGTGGGGATTGTTAATGAGACCATAGCAGGCGTAGACCTGACCCTGGAGCAGGTAACCCGCCAGCGGACCCAGATCGGGCAGCTTAATGAGATCAGCGCGAGCCTGCTGCTGGAATCTCAGACCCTGCAGCAGTCGGTGAACGGCATTGCCGGACGCGAAGTCATTGAGCTGAGCCAATATACGGCGAGGCTTGCGGAAATGCAGACGGTGCTTCAGGAGATAGCAGCCAAGCAGGAGATGTATGCAGCGGATGCGGACATCCATGGCAGAGTTCTTACAGCTTGCAAGCATAAGGTGCCGGATGTGCAGGCCATCTGGTCCAACCGGACAGATGGCACCTTCATCTACTCCGAGCCTGCGGCCGGGCTGCTGAATGCGAAGCGCCGTGACTGGTGGAACGGGGCGATGGCAGAAGGGCAATACATCTCGCAGCCATATGTCTCGGCCATTACGAAGCGTTCCTGCATCACGCTCTCCAGAGCAATTACGAACAGCGACGGGGAAGTTGTGGGTGTGGTGGGAATCGATCTGGCAGTGTAA
- a CDS encoding TPM domain-containing protein produces MVLILSLLWIPGVYAANVPAQQGLITDEARLLTAQEAESLARIAATDRYTFHVLTVDSLPGSDMSSYAADVYDTWGLKSRDILLLIAYEDRLTEISFINPGLQDALDAWSRQQGGAAGSAAINKVLEKYFNPYAGNGDISGGIRSVIQQMQAIGSSVQSGSTGSGASDGAAAGTAGAASGANGSGSGFPLLPVAGGLALAALLILLLYVLITGLRRRKGLSAQREQLADLLVRANHALESLQPFQGIVQGKTGEMVEGISKRLTSRLVEISALQTAGQAPLPPFYRLSALKTATEQLQQTEGEFRASLEEEEKKVAVISAADRNVKQQITELKQAAPELEEQRQQAVRETGYTLEEIAQDLQELAEETAKADQLELFDPIAAQEITAQAKKRQQQIEQDVQDARAFDDKLKAFPGVLSAARSRIAGLIDQNSLHNMKVKPYDSLEQASAAAGSMEAPLHSGDMDEVRRIGADMDALLTEAVAMTERQAMIRQNNLRDLETVRSTWATLSQRRNELQSRLAGAKNRFARQHLDALEKLLEEAGGALRQGAAEVPQLETWTSDARGEYDNARSGLDRLLALQDETANSMNSISSSLDSLEERLDSLNRLFTEGQSRVDAAYNLLHSRGIASQNRFQLSLLPEYTELEQRLASGPYDLDQLEETGRSYAAQIASFVEEANRLVRQKEEAERAARMAMLREQQRREQARRRNSGPPGGGFGGGGRSSGGSSWGGGGGGGRSSGGSSFGGGKSGRSSGGSKW; encoded by the coding sequence TTGGTCTTAATATTATCGCTGCTGTGGATTCCGGGGGTCTATGCTGCGAATGTTCCCGCACAGCAGGGATTGATAACGGATGAAGCCCGGCTGCTGACTGCCCAAGAAGCAGAGAGCCTTGCCCGGATTGCCGCTACAGACCGGTACACCTTCCATGTCTTAACCGTTGATTCGCTGCCCGGGAGCGACATGTCCAGTTATGCTGCGGATGTATATGATACCTGGGGGCTGAAGTCCCGGGACATCCTGCTCCTGATCGCTTACGAAGACCGGCTGACCGAGATCAGCTTCATTAACCCCGGACTGCAGGATGCGCTCGATGCCTGGTCCAGACAACAGGGCGGAGCTGCGGGTAGCGCAGCAATTAACAAGGTGCTGGAGAAATACTTCAATCCTTATGCCGGAAACGGAGATATCTCTGGAGGCATACGTTCTGTGATCCAGCAGATGCAAGCCATAGGCAGCAGCGTACAGAGCGGCAGTACCGGCAGCGGTGCATCAGACGGCGCTGCCGCAGGGACCGCAGGAGCTGCCTCAGGAGCTAACGGCAGCGGCAGCGGCTTCCCTCTCCTGCCGGTCGCTGGCGGCCTTGCCTTGGCCGCACTGCTGATATTACTCCTGTATGTGCTAATTACCGGATTGCGCCGCCGCAAGGGACTATCCGCACAGCGTGAGCAGCTCGCCGACCTGCTGGTACGGGCGAACCACGCCCTGGAATCCCTTCAGCCTTTCCAGGGGATTGTGCAGGGCAAGACCGGTGAGATGGTCGAAGGGATCTCGAAGCGTCTGACCTCCCGGCTGGTTGAAATCTCTGCATTGCAGACCGCCGGGCAAGCACCATTGCCGCCGTTCTACCGCCTGTCCGCACTTAAGACGGCAACAGAGCAGCTTCAGCAGACAGAGGGGGAATTCCGTGCCTCCCTGGAGGAAGAGGAGAAGAAGGTCGCGGTCATCAGCGCTGCCGACCGGAACGTCAAGCAGCAGATCACCGAGCTGAAGCAGGCTGCCCCTGAGCTTGAGGAACAGCGGCAGCAAGCAGTCCGGGAGACGGGCTATACGCTGGAGGAGATTGCCCAAGATCTTCAGGAACTGGCCGAAGAGACGGCCAAGGCAGATCAGCTCGAGCTGTTCGACCCAATCGCTGCCCAGGAGATTACTGCACAGGCAAAGAAGCGGCAACAGCAGATTGAGCAGGATGTGCAGGATGCGAGGGCCTTTGACGATAAGCTGAAGGCCTTCCCCGGTGTCCTGTCGGCTGCCCGCAGCCGGATTGCCGGGCTGATCGACCAGAACTCCCTGCACAATATGAAGGTTAAACCTTACGACAGCCTGGAGCAGGCTTCCGCTGCCGCGGGTTCCATGGAAGCGCCGCTGCACAGCGGCGATATGGATGAAGTGCGCCGGATTGGTGCTGATATGGATGCCCTTCTGACTGAAGCCGTGGCTATGACGGAACGCCAGGCTATGATCCGGCAGAATAACCTCAGGGATCTGGAGACTGTACGCAGCACATGGGCAACGCTTAGCCAGCGGCGGAACGAATTACAGAGCCGGCTTGCCGGGGCGAAGAACCGGTTCGCCCGGCAGCACCTGGACGCTCTGGAGAAGCTGCTGGAGGAGGCCGGCGGCGCACTGCGGCAAGGCGCGGCCGAAGTGCCGCAGCTTGAGACCTGGACCAGCGATGCACGCGGAGAGTATGACAATGCCCGCAGCGGGCTGGACCGGCTGCTTGCCTTGCAGGATGAGACGGCAAACAGCATGAATAGCATTAGCAGCAGTCTAGACTCTCTAGAAGAGCGCCTGGACAGCTTGAACAGACTGTTCACGGAAGGGCAGAGCCGGGTGGATGCCGCCTACAATCTGCTGCACAGCAGAGGCATTGCCTCGCAGAACCGCTTCCAGCTGTCCTTGCTGCCGGAGTATACCGAGCTGGAGCAGCGACTGGCCTCAGGTCCCTACGATCTGGATCAACTGGAGGAGACGGGACGCTCCTATGCTGCCCAGATCGCTTCCTTCGTAGAAGAAGCGAACCGGCTGGTCCGCCAGAAGGAAGAGGCCGAACGCGCAGCCCGAATGGCCATGCTGCGGGAACAGCAGCGCCGGGAACAGGCCCGCAGACGCAATTCCGGCCCACCGGGCGGAGGGTTCGGCGGCGGGGGACGTTCCTCCGGCGGCTCTTCTTGGGGCGGC